One Dasania marina DSM 21967 DNA segment encodes these proteins:
- a CDS encoding recombinase family protein, producing the protein MALIGFARVTSRQQDLEAQLEALNGADCSDIITSQKTGKTDNNAEQIEALITQAQKGDTVILTKLYRLGHSAHKVLVTLKALHDKGVAVKTLDGQIDTFSDDPTQKAMAQLLVIFADLERSSAADKSASNQEKKPKKGRKNKPLDQAHYAAVKKLSAEGTSISQLSKQFYVSRSEIEKVLDT; encoded by the coding sequence ATCAAGGCAGCAGGACCTAGAGGCGCAGCTAGAAGCTCTCAACGGTGCAGACTGTAGCGACATCATCACCAGCCAAAAGACAGGTAAAACCGATAACAATGCCGAGCAAATTGAAGCGTTAATCACGCAAGCTCAAAAAGGCGATACCGTTATCCTCACCAAGCTATACCGCTTGGGCCACTCCGCTCACAAAGTACTGGTCACCTTAAAGGCATTACACGACAAAGGTGTGGCCGTTAAAACCCTAGATGGCCAAATAGATACCTTTTCTGACGACCCTACCCAAAAAGCCATGGCGCAATTATTAGTGATATTTGCGGATCTTGAACGCTCCAGTGCTGCCGACAAATCAGCCAGTAACCAAGAGAAAAAGCCCAAAAAAGGCCGTAAAAACAAACCCCTAGATCAAGCGCATTATGCTGCCGTTAAAAAACTTTCGGCTGAAGGCACAAGTATAAGCCAGCTATCCAAACAGTTTTATGTTTCCAGATCTGAGATTGAAAAAGTATTAGACACCTAA
- a CDS encoding NAD(P)/FAD-dependent oxidoreductase — protein sequence MTDHHHYDAIIIGGGASGLFCAGLAGQRGLRVLVVDSSNKVGKKILMSGGGRCNFTNLYVTSDNYLCQNPHFHKSALSSYNQWQFIELVERYQIPYHERKHGELFCDDSAKDILNMLLAECELGQVTIKTRCEITAVNYQPEQGYSLKTNIGSFTTPSLVVASGGLSIPTMGASGFGYELAQQFGHKLLSRTAGLVPFTFSDHIKSISERLSGLAVDVELSTAGTCFRENVLFTHRGLSGPVVLQLSNYWQPGNSISMNLLPDNNVQQLLLEYKAQHPKSLLRNLLAQHLAKGLVTELQALFWPQYTETAMAEIPDAILKTVAENLSGWQLKPSGTEGYRTAEVTLGGVNTDELSSKTMASKTQPGLFFIGEVVDVTGHLGGFNFQWAWASAYAAAQYL from the coding sequence GTGACTGATCATCATCATTACGATGCCATTATTATTGGCGGCGGTGCCTCGGGTTTATTTTGTGCGGGGCTGGCGGGCCAGCGCGGTTTGCGTGTGCTGGTAGTCGATAGCAGTAATAAAGTGGGCAAAAAAATTCTGATGTCGGGTGGTGGCCGCTGTAATTTCACTAACCTTTATGTCACATCCGATAATTATTTATGCCAAAACCCCCACTTTCACAAGTCGGCATTATCTAGCTATAACCAGTGGCAATTTATAGAGCTGGTGGAGCGCTATCAAATCCCCTACCACGAACGCAAGCACGGCGAATTATTTTGCGATGATAGCGCCAAAGATATTTTAAATATGCTGCTGGCGGAGTGTGAGCTGGGGCAGGTCACTATAAAAACCCGCTGTGAAATAACGGCAGTGAATTATCAGCCCGAGCAGGGTTATAGCCTAAAAACCAATATTGGCAGTTTTACTACACCGTCTTTGGTGGTGGCTAGTGGTGGTTTATCTATACCTACCATGGGCGCCAGCGGTTTTGGTTATGAACTGGCTCAGCAATTTGGTCACAAGCTATTGTCCAGAACGGCAGGACTAGTGCCGTTTACCTTTAGCGACCATATTAAAAGTATTTCTGAGCGTCTGTCGGGTTTGGCGGTGGATGTAGAGTTGTCGACAGCGGGCACTTGTTTTCGCGAAAATGTTTTGTTTACTCATCGCGGCTTAAGTGGCCCCGTGGTTTTACAGTTGTCTAACTACTGGCAGCCCGGCAATAGCATTAGCATGAATTTATTGCCGGACAATAATGTGCAGCAATTGTTGTTAGAGTATAAGGCGCAGCATCCGAAAAGCTTATTACGCAACTTACTAGCGCAGCATTTAGCTAAAGGCTTAGTAACTGAATTACAGGCGCTGTTTTGGCCGCAGTATACAGAAACGGCCATGGCCGAAATTCCCGATGCAATTTTAAAAACCGTGGCCGAAAACTTGTCAGGCTGGCAGCTTAAACCTTCCGGCACTGAGGGCTACCGCACCGCAGAAGTTACCCTGGGTGGTGTTAATACCGATGAACTCTCTTCTAAAACCATGGCCAGTAAAACTCAACCAGGTTTGTTTTTTATCGGCGAGGTGGTGGATGTGACAGGGCACTTGGGAGGGTTTAACTTTCAATGGGCCTGGGCTTCGGCCTATGCCGCCGCCCAGTATTTATAA
- a CDS encoding DEAD/DEAH box helicase codes for MFSAMPLNERLLRALHELNIKTPTAVQQQAIPAALAGKDLRVSAATGTGKTIAFLLPVLQPMFEGKATIAEGSRCVILAPTRELAKQIFKTCKSLCRFSYLKTALIIGGEEFKYQQALLRKDPEIIIATPGRLLEHLQKGSALLSQLEFLVLDEADKMLELGFLDDVTAIAGHSNTQRQTLMFSATLERRGIAELSAGILNEPETIQVDTHRQQHKNIRQQVILADDYEHKKNLLDWLLSNETFGKALVFTNTKTDSNRVRGFLRGKKYRAASINSDMSQEDRSTTMTSFRSGATQILVATDVASRGIDINDIDLVINFDMARNGDDYIHRIGRTGRVEQKGLAISFITAKEWNLMAAIERYVTVSFEKRTIKPLLGKYKGPKKLKSSGKAASTTKRSKVKAAEPKKKKKKTGARPSRPVKALDGFAPIKKKK; via the coding sequence ATGTTCTCAGCAATGCCATTAAATGAGCGTTTATTAAGAGCGTTACACGAGCTAAACATAAAAACACCTACCGCCGTGCAACAGCAAGCCATACCGGCAGCCTTGGCCGGTAAAGATTTACGGGTGAGTGCCGCAACCGGCACCGGTAAAACTATCGCCTTTCTGTTACCGGTGTTACAGCCTATGTTTGAGGGCAAGGCCACCATAGCCGAGGGCAGCCGCTGTGTGATTTTAGCGCCTACCCGTGAGCTGGCTAAGCAGATTTTTAAAACCTGTAAAAGCCTGTGCCGTTTTAGCTATTTAAAAACTGCCTTAATTATCGGTGGTGAAGAGTTTAAATATCAGCAGGCTTTATTACGCAAAGACCCTGAAATTATTATCGCTACTCCCGGCCGCTTATTAGAACACTTACAAAAAGGCTCGGCGCTATTATCACAGCTAGAATTTTTAGTATTGGATGAGGCGGATAAAATGCTGGAGCTGGGTTTTTTAGATGACGTCACCGCTATCGCAGGTCATAGCAATACGCAGCGCCAAACCTTAATGTTCTCTGCCACCTTAGAGCGTCGCGGCATTGCTGAGCTATCCGCAGGTATTTTAAACGAACCCGAAACCATACAGGTAGATACCCATAGGCAGCAGCATAAAAATATACGTCAGCAAGTTATTTTGGCGGATGATTACGAGCACAAAAAGAATTTATTAGATTGGCTGTTAAGCAACGAAACCTTCGGTAAAGCCTTGGTGTTTACCAATACTAAAACCGACTCCAACCGGGTAAGAGGTTTTTTACGGGGCAAGAAATATCGCGCCGCATCGATTAACAGTGATATGTCACAAGAAGATCGTAGCACCACTATGACCAGTTTTCGCAGTGGCGCCACCCAAATTTTAGTGGCCACCGATGTCGCCTCTCGCGGCATTGATATTAATGATATCGATTTAGTGATTAATTTTGATATGGCGCGCAATGGTGATGACTATATCCACCGTATAGGTAGAACCGGCCGCGTTGAACAAAAGGGTTTGGCGATTAGTTTTATCACAGCCAAAGAATGGAATTTAATGGCGGCGATAGAGCGTTATGTAACTGTGAGCTTTGAAAAGCGCACCATTAAGCCATTGCTGGGTAAATACAAAGGCCCGAAAAAATTAAAAAGCTCCGGTAAGGCAGCCAGTACTACCAAGCGTAGCAAAGTTAAAGCGGCAGAGCCCAAGAAGAAAAAGAAAAAAACCGGCGCTAGGCCCTCTAGGCCAGTAAAAGCCTTAGACGGCTTTGCCCCTATTAAAAAGAAAAAATAA
- the mtnA gene encoding S-methyl-5-thioribose-1-phosphate isomerase — protein MLIITTPTHSLTDTTLDYDPETQSLWIIDQTLLPHRYQRIALIELTDFCHAIASMQVRGAPLIGITAAFGLALSLRPNSPHSAEQAYQALLATRPTAINLRWALDKVMSAIKAQPQDAFIAAITMAQQLRADDIDHCAAIGLHGVDLIKQQYQQKQRSINILTHCNAGWLATIRWGTALAPIYKAQQLGIPIHVWVDETRPRNQGAHLTAWELQQAGIPHTLICDNTGGHLMQQGMVDMCIVGSDRTSANGDVCNKIGTYLKALAAHDNQIPFYVALPSSTIDWQISDGLSQIPIEQRHSDEVLTISGVDEQGVARSICINSHSPAANYGFDVTPARLVTGLITERGIVPANSIALAALREQL, from the coding sequence GTGCTTATTATCACTACCCCCACACACTCCCTCACTGACACCACCCTGGATTACGACCCCGAGACGCAATCGCTGTGGATCATAGACCAAACCTTACTGCCCCACCGTTACCAGCGTATAGCGCTGATTGAGCTAACTGATTTTTGCCATGCTATCGCTAGTATGCAAGTGCGAGGCGCACCACTAATAGGTATTACCGCCGCTTTTGGCTTGGCCTTATCATTACGACCTAACTCCCCCCACAGTGCTGAGCAAGCCTATCAAGCCCTGCTGGCTACCCGCCCCACCGCCATTAACCTGCGTTGGGCCTTGGATAAAGTAATGTCGGCCATCAAAGCACAGCCACAAGATGCCTTTATCGCCGCTATTACCATGGCACAACAGCTTAGGGCTGACGATATAGACCATTGCGCAGCTATAGGCCTGCACGGTGTAGATTTAATTAAACAGCAATATCAGCAAAAACAGCGCAGCATCAATATACTCACCCATTGCAACGCCGGCTGGTTGGCCACCATACGATGGGGCACTGCCTTAGCGCCTATTTATAAAGCGCAACAATTGGGCATACCGATACATGTTTGGGTGGATGAAACACGGCCCCGCAACCAAGGCGCCCACCTAACCGCTTGGGAGCTGCAACAGGCAGGCATCCCCCACACGCTTATTTGTGATAATACCGGCGGTCACCTCATGCAGCAGGGTATGGTGGATATGTGCATAGTGGGCAGCGACCGCACCAGCGCCAACGGCGATGTCTGCAATAAAATAGGCACTTACCTCAAGGCCCTAGCCGCCCATGATAACCAAATTCCTTTTTATGTAGCCCTACCCAGTTCCACCATAGATTGGCAGATTAGCGATGGCCTCAGCCAGATACCTATAGAGCAGCGCCACAGCGATGAGGTATTAACAATTAGCGGTGTCGATGAGCAAGGGGTTGCGCGCAGCATTTGTATTAATAGTCACTCACCCGCTGCTAACTATGGCTTTGATGTTACCCCGGCGCGCTTAGTTACTGGCTTGATAACCGAGCGCGGTATAGTGCCAGCCAACAGCATCGCGTTAGCCGCACTGCGAGAGCAATTATGA
- a CDS encoding class II aldolase/adducin family protein, producing MNKTVCEENGLKQRQQLLHYAQQLNSSGLSVGKSGNISLRCEQGLLITPSGVAYDELGAEDLVKIDYQGQPLGHSIYPPSSEWHFHAAIYQQRPEQNAVVHAHPSHCTALACTQRNIPAFHYMVAIAGGSEIPLVPYALFGSEQLAQHIIESMQHYRACLLANHGMIACGEDLPSAFGLAIEVEALAQQYVLALSIGDVHYLSEQQINEAIEQFKHYGKRE from the coding sequence ATGAATAAAACCGTATGTGAAGAAAATGGACTAAAACAGCGCCAACAACTGCTGCACTACGCCCAGCAACTCAATAGCAGCGGCTTAAGCGTGGGGAAATCTGGCAATATCAGCCTACGTTGTGAGCAGGGTTTGCTCATCACCCCATCGGGGGTAGCCTACGATGAACTTGGTGCCGAGGACTTGGTAAAGATTGATTACCAAGGCCAACCACTAGGCCACAGCATTTACCCGCCCTCATCGGAATGGCATTTTCATGCCGCCATATACCAACAGCGCCCCGAGCAAAACGCCGTGGTACATGCCCACCCCAGCCACTGCACGGCACTGGCCTGTACCCAGCGTAATATTCCCGCGTTTCACTATATGGTGGCTATCGCAGGCGGCAGCGAAATTCCGCTGGTGCCTTACGCCTTATTTGGCTCTGAACAATTAGCCCAGCACATCATAGAAAGCATGCAGCACTACCGCGCCTGCCTATTGGCCAACCACGGCATGATAGCTTGCGGGGAGGATTTACCTTCAGCTTTTGGCTTAGCCATAGAAGTGGAAGCGCTGGCCCAGCAATATGTGCTGGCGCTGAGCATAGGCGATGTCCACTATCTCAGCGAGCAGCAAATAAACGAGGCTATAGAGCAGTTTAAGCACTACGGCAAAAGAGAATAA
- the gspD gene encoding type II secretion system secretin GspD produces the protein MNPSYYRLLLFISFFHLCSYGTAQTAVAENSVQAAPPTALITLNMREAEIVSVIQWIAEQTQKKIIIDPRVSGKVSILANVPMSVEQAYHVFLAMLNVYGYAAVESGDIVRIIPSAAAKTTPGSVISNFEKPLGGQQALYVYQSQALDSQKLQNALRPLVSNSGHISAIPGSNKLIIADAYDNIHRLVALIEQIDQVQGVTIQTLKLQHASANTVASVIQSLIENDKGSNFTIASDQRSNSILMTGDPVIEKRVKQLIAQLDRPISSTDNTKVIPLHYTGADEMLPILQNMAKALETDNKNHNIQGQTINVAASLSTNTLIVTAPPDILYAMEKVIAQIDIRRAQVLVEAIIVEVSEDISQSLGVEWNSSFSAGTGTEAATSFGLKQLNIATGEVLLSGGLSVGYYSGSSLRALVNALATEVDANILSTPTLLTLDNQEAEVLVGSNVPFITGQSLTNKNNGGDPFNTIERQDIGLSLKVTPQINDSNSVTLDIEQVLETLSDSSTTATDLVTNKRSIKTKVQVQNGGILVLGGLISDEQTERVDKVPLLGDLPILGALFTSTTTQTVQRNLMIFIHPKILGNELDSEALSSEKYQKMQNLREQYKQ, from the coding sequence ATGAACCCAAGCTATTACCGTTTATTACTTTTTATTAGCTTCTTCCACCTGTGTAGTTATGGCACAGCACAAACCGCTGTTGCTGAAAATAGCGTGCAGGCAGCGCCCCCTACTGCGTTAATCACCCTCAATATGCGCGAGGCAGAAATTGTCTCGGTGATACAGTGGATAGCGGAACAAACCCAGAAAAAAATTATTATCGACCCCAGAGTCAGTGGCAAGGTTAGCATCTTGGCCAATGTACCTATGAGCGTAGAACAGGCCTACCATGTTTTTTTAGCCATGCTCAATGTCTACGGCTATGCCGCGGTTGAAAGCGGCGACATCGTTAGAATCATCCCCAGCGCCGCCGCCAAAACCACGCCAGGCAGTGTAATAAGCAATTTTGAAAAACCGCTAGGTGGCCAGCAAGCCTTATATGTCTATCAAAGCCAGGCGCTGGACAGCCAAAAGCTGCAAAACGCCCTACGCCCCCTAGTTAGCAACAGTGGTCATATCAGTGCCATACCCGGTAGCAATAAGCTGATTATTGCCGACGCCTACGACAATATACACCGCTTAGTGGCGCTGATAGAGCAAATCGATCAAGTCCAAGGCGTGACCATACAAACCTTAAAATTACAGCATGCTTCGGCCAATACCGTGGCCTCGGTAATTCAATCCTTAATAGAAAATGATAAAGGCAGCAACTTCACCATCGCCAGCGATCAACGCTCTAACAGTATTCTAATGACTGGGGACCCGGTAATAGAAAAACGGGTTAAACAACTGATCGCACAACTGGACCGGCCTATTAGTAGCACTGACAACACCAAGGTCATCCCCCTGCATTATACCGGTGCCGATGAGATGCTGCCTATTTTACAAAACATGGCCAAGGCACTGGAAACCGACAATAAAAATCACAACATCCAAGGGCAAACCATAAACGTAGCGGCAAGCCTTAGTACTAATACGTTAATCGTCACCGCGCCCCCTGACATTTTATACGCCATGGAAAAGGTTATAGCGCAAATAGACATACGCCGCGCCCAAGTATTAGTGGAGGCAATTATCGTTGAGGTTAGCGAAGATATTTCGCAAAGCTTAGGGGTAGAGTGGAACAGCAGTTTTTCTGCAGGCACCGGCACCGAGGCCGCTACCAGTTTTGGTTTAAAACAACTGAACATCGCTACCGGTGAGGTGCTGCTATCGGGTGGTTTATCGGTGGGTTACTACAGCGGCAGCAGTTTACGCGCCTTAGTTAATGCCCTAGCTACCGAAGTGGATGCCAACATCTTATCCACCCCAACTTTGCTGACCTTAGATAATCAAGAGGCCGAAGTATTGGTGGGTTCTAACGTGCCTTTTATTACCGGCCAATCACTGACCAATAAAAATAATGGTGGCGACCCTTTCAACACCATAGAAAGACAAGACATAGGCCTAAGCCTAAAAGTCACCCCGCAGATTAACGACAGCAACTCTGTCACCTTAGACATAGAGCAGGTGTTAGAAACCCTTAGCGACAGCAGCACTACTGCCACCGACCTAGTAACTAATAAGCGCAGCATCAAAACTAAAGTACAGGTGCAAAACGGCGGCATCTTAGTATTAGGCGGTTTAATTAGTGATGAGCAAACCGAAAGAGTGGATAAAGTCCCTTTGCTGGGCGATCTGCCCATTTTAGGTGCCCTATTCACCAGTACTACCACACAAACAGTGCAGCGTAATTTAATGATATTTATACACCCCAAAATTTTGGGTAATGAACTGGATAGCGAAGCTTTATCCAGCGAAAAATATCAGAAAATGCAGAACCTACGCGAGCAGTACAAACAATAA
- a CDS encoding universal stress protein, translating into MSSSTTKIFVVVDPSVDKQVALERAIITSQYRDKKAVNIQVFIGVDSESTNMRANNDNLQRDQTWYLETIKEPLDAAGLNYSVSFSWSLEWQQSILQEAKHFGAETIYLPVQKKTNKSRFTFSENKWDLLKTASCPIVLVRPGAKTERKVVLAAVNFQAEDEEHKALNMRIIERGRWIAESHGADLHLVNGYRDSMKYPDRGNLVKKSGVASDKIHVHKGYTDEVVAEIANKINADVVVMGTLGQTGKVKTRRGNTAERVIASLDVDTIVVN; encoded by the coding sequence ATGTCCAGTAGTACTACTAAAATTTTTGTGGTCGTAGACCCCAGTGTTGATAAGCAGGTGGCTTTAGAACGCGCCATTATCACCTCGCAATATCGCGATAAAAAGGCGGTTAATATTCAGGTATTTATAGGTGTGGATTCTGAATCGACGAATATGCGGGCCAATAATGACAATTTGCAGCGTGATCAAACCTGGTACCTAGAAACGATTAAAGAACCTTTAGATGCCGCCGGTTTAAACTACAGCGTGTCTTTTTCTTGGTCACTGGAATGGCAACAATCCATTTTGCAAGAGGCCAAGCACTTTGGTGCAGAAACCATCTACTTACCCGTGCAGAAAAAAACTAACAAAAGCCGCTTTACCTTTAGTGAAAATAAATGGGACTTATTAAAAACGGCCAGCTGTCCTATCGTGTTAGTGCGCCCCGGCGCAAAAACCGAGCGCAAAGTCGTATTAGCCGCGGTTAATTTTCAAGCCGAGGATGAGGAGCACAAGGCCTTAAATATGCGTATTATAGAAAGAGGCAGGTGGATAGCAGAATCACACGGTGCCGATCTGCATTTGGTTAACGGCTATAGAGATTCTATGAAGTATCCGGATCGCGGTAATTTGGTGAAAAAATCAGGTGTTGCCAGCGATAAGATACACGTACATAAAGGCTATACCGATGAGGTAGTCGCTGAGATTGCCAACAAAATCAATGCCGATGTGGTGGTGATGGGTACGCTGGGCCAAACCGGTAAGGTGAAAACTCGTAGAGGTAATACCGCAGAGCGGGTAATTGCCAGCTTGGATGTAGACACTATCGTGGTTAACTAA
- a CDS encoding D-2-hydroxyacid dehydrogenase: MKGVILDFDTLAADDLQLSDLMQQLDDWAIYPSTTPEQLMERIADVEVVLSNKVKLNAEAIKQNSQLKLIVAMATGTDHIAVAEATAQGIVVCNARAYSTASVAQHTLTLMLALNTRLLDYHAAVQRGDWSKNHFFCLLDYPIQELAGKTLGLIGYGNLAKKVAAMAQAFDMEILIAESLTGRQNQTGRLPLNSLLAQADIVSLHCPLSEHTRNLIGAEQLALMKPSALLINTARGGIVDELALAQALKAGTIAGAAMDVLATEPPPADSILLQKEVPNLIITPHSAWASQGSRQRLVDQLAAIISAFKKGHAIQSL; this comes from the coding sequence ATGAAAGGCGTAATACTCGATTTTGATACGCTAGCCGCGGATGATTTGCAGTTAAGTGATTTAATGCAGCAATTAGACGATTGGGCTATCTATCCCAGCACCACCCCCGAGCAGCTGATGGAACGTATTGCCGATGTTGAGGTGGTGCTGAGCAATAAAGTTAAGCTTAATGCCGAAGCCATAAAACAAAATTCGCAATTAAAACTGATTGTAGCCATGGCTACTGGCACTGACCATATAGCCGTAGCCGAGGCTACGGCGCAGGGCATAGTGGTGTGTAACGCTAGAGCTTATTCCACCGCCAGTGTGGCGCAGCATACCCTTACCTTGATGTTGGCTTTAAACACTAGGCTATTGGATTATCATGCTGCGGTGCAGCGAGGAGATTGGTCGAAAAATCATTTCTTTTGCTTGCTGGATTACCCCATACAAGAGTTGGCTGGTAAAACCCTAGGATTAATAGGTTATGGTAATTTAGCTAAAAAAGTGGCGGCCATGGCGCAGGCTTTTGATATGGAGATACTGATAGCCGAGAGTTTGACGGGTCGCCAGAACCAAACCGGTAGGCTACCGCTTAACAGCCTATTAGCGCAGGCCGATATAGTCAGCTTGCACTGCCCCTTAAGTGAGCATACCCGCAACTTAATTGGTGCCGAGCAATTGGCCTTAATGAAGCCTAGCGCTTTATTAATTAATACGGCCAGAGGTGGCATAGTGGATGAGCTGGCCTTAGCGCAAGCGCTAAAGGCGGGAACCATTGCCGGTGCTGCCATGGATGTATTGGCTACTGAGCCACCACCCGCAGACAGTATTTTATTGCAAAAGGAGGTCCCCAATCTGATTATTACCCCTCACAGTGCTTGGGCCAGTCAGGGCTCCCGGCAGCGCTTGGTGGATCAGTTGGCGGCAATTATCAGCGCTTTTAAAAAAGGCCACGCTATACAGTCTCTATAG
- a CDS encoding general secretion pathway protein GspB, whose translation MSYILDALKKSDQQRQQGAGPNLQTIHRPVLANTDSPLLKLILTLLLLLLLALAAVAGWYFLSANKSASDNSQQVTLQTEAKPAAEAEVGTTLAQTQTQTQTQPAVVNPPPVLNTSAIRFNDLDANTRTAIPGLTFSFHVYSDNPSLRTIIINNRRVKEGALVEKDLLLEEISPQGVVLIWQNRVRFSIDVVESW comes from the coding sequence ATGTCTTATATACTCGATGCCCTAAAAAAATCTGATCAACAGCGCCAGCAAGGTGCAGGCCCTAACCTGCAAACTATACACCGGCCGGTATTGGCCAATACCGATAGCCCTTTGTTAAAGTTAATACTGACTTTGCTGTTGCTGTTATTACTGGCATTGGCCGCCGTGGCGGGCTGGTACTTTCTCTCTGCTAATAAATCGGCGTCGGACAATAGCCAGCAAGTGACTCTGCAGACAGAGGCCAAGCCTGCTGCTGAAGCCGAGGTCGGCACAACCTTAGCGCAAACGCAAACGCAAACCCAAACGCAGCCGGCGGTAGTAAACCCGCCTCCAGTATTAAACACCTCGGCGATACGCTTTAATGATTTAGATGCCAATACGCGCACAGCTATACCCGGGTTAACCTTTTCGTTTCATGTTTATTCAGACAATCCCAGCCTGCGCACCATTATTATTAATAATCGTCGGGTTAAAGAGGGCGCGTTAGTTGAAAAAGATTTGCTATTAGAGGAGATCAGCCCACAGGGTGTGGTATTGATTTGGCAAAACCGGGTGCGCTTTAGCATAGATGTAGTCGAGTCCTGGTAA
- a CDS encoding ExeA family protein, producing MYKAYFGLSELPFSIAPDPSYLYMSDKHREALAHLIYGVGDQGGFVVLTGEVGTGKTTVCRSVLQQLPDNANIAFIINPRQSINQLLQSIFSELNIPYREGMTSKAMIDRLNGYLLGAHAQGRNTILIIDEAQNLSVDILEQLRLLTNLETDEKKLLQLVLLGQPELNDILARDDMRQLAQRITARHHLSPLSKAEVAEYIQHRLSVAQCHSEIFSRAAINKIYKFSGGVPRLINLLCDRCMLGVYSNNAAIVDGRVVNKAAKEIFSQYKIKKSWPKPLLFASALAVIILLLTFLFKNNYLALTIGNADVSKATEKSQQVDRVEAL from the coding sequence ATGTATAAAGCGTATTTTGGCCTCAGTGAGCTGCCTTTTTCTATAGCGCCTGACCCCAGTTATCTCTATATGAGCGACAAACACCGGGAAGCCTTGGCGCATTTAATTTATGGTGTCGGCGATCAGGGCGGCTTTGTCGTGTTAACCGGTGAGGTAGGCACGGGCAAAACCACCGTCTGTCGCTCGGTGTTACAGCAATTACCCGATAACGCCAATATCGCGTTTATTATTAATCCACGACAAAGTATTAATCAGTTATTACAGTCTATTTTTTCAGAGTTGAACATACCCTATAGAGAAGGCATGACTAGCAAGGCCATGATAGACAGGCTCAATGGCTATTTGCTGGGCGCACATGCTCAAGGCCGCAACACCATATTAATTATCGATGAAGCACAAAACCTGTCTGTCGACATACTGGAACAACTGCGGCTGCTAACCAATTTAGAAACTGACGAAAAGAAATTATTGCAGCTAGTGCTGTTGGGCCAACCCGAATTAAACGATATATTGGCCCGTGACGATATGCGGCAATTAGCTCAGCGTATTACCGCTAGGCATCATTTGTCGCCTTTATCGAAAGCGGAGGTGGCTGAATATATACAGCATCGCTTGTCGGTGGCTCAATGCCACAGTGAAATTTTTTCTCGTGCCGCCATTAACAAAATTTATAAATTTAGTGGCGGTGTGCCTAGGTTGATTAATTTGCTCTGTGATCGCTGTATGCTAGGCGTGTATTCCAATAATGCGGCGATAGTGGATGGCAGGGTAGTCAATAAAGCGGCTAAGGAAATATTCAGCCAATACAAGATTAAAAAGTCCTGGCCTAAGCCCTTGTTGTTTGCATCAGCATTGGCGGTCATTATTTTGTTACTGACGTTTCTGTTTAAAAATAACTATTTAGCGCTAACCATAGGTAATGCTGATGTATCAAAGGCTACAGAAAAATCGCAGCAAGTTGACAGGGTAGAGGCGTTATAA
- the gspM gene encoding type II secretion system protein GspM → MSLLDWYSLPLVQACVHRYQQLSERDQLAVKLLTAFFFILVIIYGLIVPSVNYSAEAKQQYQQAQADLQWMRENTPANLATAPRRNPNESILGIASSSAKKYYIDFKRYESQDENTLHINMERVLFKNLVLWLEFLEKQHGISLSNINIERQGNPAYVNARVVIKG, encoded by the coding sequence ATGAGTCTGTTGGATTGGTATAGCTTGCCGCTAGTGCAGGCCTGCGTACACCGCTATCAACAATTGTCAGAGCGCGATCAGCTGGCGGTTAAACTGTTAACGGCATTCTTTTTTATACTAGTCATTATTTATGGCTTGATAGTGCCCAGTGTTAATTATAGCGCCGAGGCCAAACAGCAATACCAACAAGCGCAAGCCGACCTGCAATGGATGAGGGAGAACACCCCCGCTAACCTGGCTACCGCGCCGCGGCGCAACCCTAATGAGTCTATTTTGGGAATAGCCAGCTCCAGTGCTAAAAAATATTATATAGACTTTAAGCGTTATGAGTCGCAAGACGAAAATACCCTGCATATTAATATGGAACGGGTATTATTTAAAAACTTAGTACTGTGGTTAGAATTTTTAGAAAAACAACACGGCATTAGTTTATCGAATATTAATATAGAGCGGCAGGGCAACCCCGCCTATGTCAATGCCCGCGTAGTGATTAAAGGTTAG